The following proteins are co-located in the Geomonas agri genome:
- the rpsE gene encoding 30S ribosomal protein S5, whose product MLKINASEMNLTDRVVHISRVAKVVKGGRRFSFSALVVVGDGNGVVGYGLGKANEVPEAIRKGVEQAKKNLIKVPIVAGQTIPFEILGHFGAGKVLMMPASAGTGVIAGGAARAVFESAGLHNILAKCLGSNNPHNVVKAAFAGLAQLKTAEELMARRGITE is encoded by the coding sequence TTGCTTAAGATCAATGCCAGTGAAATGAATCTTACCGATAGGGTCGTCCATATCAGCCGCGTAGCCAAGGTGGTCAAGGGTGGCCGCAGGTTCAGCTTCTCCGCTCTCGTGGTGGTAGGCGACGGTAACGGCGTGGTAGGCTACGGCCTGGGCAAAGCCAACGAGGTACCCGAGGCAATCCGCAAGGGCGTCGAGCAGGCCAAGAAGAACCTGATCAAGGTTCCCATCGTTGCCGGCCAGACCATCCCCTTCGAGATCCTGGGCCACTTCGGCGCAGGCAAGGTGCTCATGATGCCCGCCTCCGCAGGTACCGGTGTTATCGCCGGCGGTGCTGCCCGCGCGGTCTTCGAGTCCGCGGGTCTGCACAACATCCTCGCTAAGTGCCTGGGCTCCAACAACCCGCACAATGTGGTCAAGGCGGCTTTCGCCGGTCTTGCCCAGCTGAAGACTGCGGAAGAGCTGATGGCGCGCCGCGGCATCACCGAATAG
- the rplR gene encoding 50S ribosomal protein L18, with protein MSSLAQKQVARLKRQTRVRKKITGSPARPRLNVFKSARHIYAQLIDDTTGATLASASTLVGEVAEGLSYTGNIEAAAKVGAAIAKRALEKDIKAVVFDRNGFLYHGRIKALAEAARENGLSF; from the coding sequence TTGAGTTCTTTAGCCCAAAAACAGGTAGCTCGTCTTAAGAGACAGACCAGGGTCAGGAAGAAAATTACCGGTTCGCCGGCTCGCCCGAGACTGAACGTCTTCAAGAGTGCTCGTCACATATACGCTCAGCTGATCGACGATACCACCGGTGCGACGCTCGCATCCGCCTCCACCTTGGTGGGCGAGGTAGCCGAAGGGCTTTCGTACACCGGCAACATCGAGGCAGCCGCCAAGGTTGGCGCCGCCATCGCCAAGAGGGCCCTCGAAAAGGACATCAAAGCGGTCGTCTTCGACCGTAACGGTTTCCTCTACCACGGTAGGATCAAAGCTCTGGCTGAAGCCGCACGCGAAAACGGTCTGTCCTTCTAG
- the rplO gene encoding 50S ribosomal protein L15, whose protein sequence is MQLNTIKPAIGSTKNRKRIGRGTGSGHGKTATKGHKGQKARSGGSVKPGFEGGQMPMHRRLPKRGFTPLSKKEYALVNLCQLEIFEAGSVVDAEALLQSGLISGIRDGIKVLGTGELTRALTIKAHKFSASAREKITAAGGSIEEI, encoded by the coding sequence ATGCAATTGAATACCATCAAACCGGCCATCGGGTCGACCAAGAATAGAAAGCGCATTGGCAGGGGCACCGGCTCCGGCCACGGCAAGACCGCGACCAAGGGTCACAAGGGCCAGAAGGCACGCTCCGGCGGCTCCGTTAAGCCCGGCTTCGAGGGCGGCCAGATGCCGATGCACAGAAGGCTTCCCAAGCGCGGCTTCACCCCGCTCTCCAAAAAGGAGTATGCACTGGTGAACCTGTGCCAGCTCGAGATCTTCGAGGCAGGCAGCGTGGTGGACGCCGAGGCGCTACTGCAGAGCGGCCTGATCTCCGGCATCCGCGACGGCATCAAGGTGCTCGGCACCGGCGAACTGACCCGGGCTCTGACCATCAAGGCTCACAAATTCAGCGCCTCCGCTCGCGAAAAAATCACTGCGGCAGGTGGTTCCATCGAGGAGATTTAG
- the rpmD gene encoding 50S ribosomal protein L30, giving the protein MSELKVTLVKSGIGQTEKMKGRLLGMGLTKREKTVVLQDTPEIRGMIAKVSHLVRVEE; this is encoded by the coding sequence ATGTCTGAACTGAAGGTTACGCTCGTGAAGAGCGGCATCGGTCAAACCGAGAAAATGAAGGGCCGCCTGCTCGGCATGGGGCTCACCAAGCGTGAGAAGACCGTGGTCCTGCAGGACACCCCGGAAATTCGTGGGATGATCGCCAAGGTTTCCCACCTGGTACGCGTCGAAGAGTAA
- the secY gene encoding preprotein translocase subunit SecY produces MIEAFQNIFKIPELKKKVLFSLAMLAVYRVGCHIPTPGIDAQALSQFFKAAQGTLLGMFDMFSGGALEKLTVFALGIMPYISSSIIFQLLTVVVPAIEKLSKEGDAGRKKIIQYTRYGTVVLSVVQSFGISIGLEAMRGPAGELVVPNPGWSFRLMTVITLTAGTAFIMWLGEQMSEKGIGNGISLIIFAGIVARIPNAIGNSFRLIKTGELSLFVLLLVLAVMFLVIAAVVFMERGQRRIPIHYAKRVVGLKTVGAQSSHLPLKVNMAGVIPPIFASSIIMFPATVGNFIDIPWVQAASKQLAPGKLLYEILFVAFIVFFCYFYTAVTFNPVDVADNVKKQGGYVPGIRPGKETSDFLDAVLTKLTFAGAIYISAVCVLPSILIGKFNLPFYFGGTSLLIAVGVGMDTLSQIEAHLITRSYEGFMKGVRIQGRK; encoded by the coding sequence TTGATAGAAGCCTTCCAGAACATTTTCAAGATTCCCGAGCTTAAAAAGAAGGTTCTCTTTTCGCTGGCCATGCTGGCCGTCTACCGGGTAGGGTGTCACATCCCTACTCCGGGCATCGACGCCCAGGCCCTCTCGCAGTTCTTCAAGGCTGCCCAGGGTACGCTGCTCGGTATGTTCGACATGTTCTCTGGCGGGGCTCTCGAGAAGCTCACCGTCTTTGCCCTCGGCATCATGCCGTACATCTCCTCCTCCATCATCTTCCAGCTCCTGACCGTGGTGGTTCCTGCCATCGAGAAGCTCTCCAAGGAGGGCGACGCCGGCAGGAAGAAGATCATCCAGTACACCCGCTACGGCACCGTGGTGCTGTCGGTGGTGCAGTCCTTCGGCATCTCAATCGGTCTTGAGGCAATGCGCGGACCGGCTGGCGAGCTGGTCGTCCCGAACCCGGGCTGGAGCTTCCGCCTGATGACGGTGATCACGCTGACCGCGGGTACCGCCTTCATCATGTGGCTGGGCGAGCAGATGTCCGAGAAGGGGATTGGCAACGGCATCTCCCTGATCATCTTCGCAGGCATCGTGGCCCGCATCCCGAACGCTATCGGGAACAGCTTCCGCCTGATCAAGACCGGTGAGCTCTCCCTGTTCGTGCTGCTGCTGGTGCTTGCCGTTATGTTCCTGGTCATCGCCGCGGTGGTGTTCATGGAGCGCGGCCAGCGCAGGATCCCGATCCACTACGCCAAGCGCGTGGTGGGGCTGAAGACGGTCGGGGCGCAGAGTTCGCACCTGCCGCTCAAGGTGAACATGGCCGGCGTCATCCCGCCGATCTTCGCCTCGTCGATCATCATGTTCCCGGCCACGGTCGGTAACTTCATCGACATTCCCTGGGTGCAGGCGGCATCTAAGCAGCTGGCTCCCGGAAAGTTGCTCTACGAGATTTTATTTGTTGCCTTTATCGTCTTTTTTTGCTATTTCTACACGGCTGTGACTTTCAACCCGGTTGATGTCGCCGATAACGTCAAGAAGCAGGGCGGTTACGTGCCCGGGATTCGTCCCGGCAAGGAGACCTCTGACTTTCTGGACGCGGTGCTCACCAAGCTGACCTTCGCGGGTGCCATTTACATCTCCGCGGTCTGTGTGCTTCCCTCGATCCTGATCGGGAAATTCAACCTTCCCTTTTATTTCGGTGGCACCTCGTTGCTGATCGCGGTCGGCGTCGGCATGGACACCTTGTCCCAGATCGAGGCGCACCTGATCACGCGCAGCTACGAAGGGTTCATGAAAGGCGTTCGCATCCAGGGTAGAAAATAG